The proteins below are encoded in one region of Silene latifolia isolate original U9 population chromosome 2, ASM4854445v1, whole genome shotgun sequence:
- the LOC141639031 gene encoding protein FAR1-RELATED SEQUENCE 5-like, with the protein MRKSTQRNIDGIVMTKYCVCSKAGESKPRGKVKKRQRTRICCNAKIFFRRNEKGQYVIVDFHEGHTHLLSTPNTVVHLTESRELTLIHKTMIVDNSKVNKGPVQSFRMFKEYVKGYQNVGASLEDFKNFWRDVKKFIKGYDAQMMIENFMHKKAMCSSYYFDFDVDDRGRLSRVCWFDPIAIKNYSLFGDMTSFDTTFNMNTYKMIFAPFTGVDHHKKCVSFGAGLIRKETDEDFVWLFQNFLSAMSNKYPVCIITDQDRGIRSGVKTVFGDKTQHRYCMWHIMKKLPDKIGTTLYRETNFMKELCSCVWAEDIEPSEFEERWCSVISSYGLTGNEWLDTMFDKRAYWIPAYFRDLFMGGLMRTTSRSESENSFFGNFMNPHLTLVEFLMRYESAMDAQRWKQSKLIAESKNSFPDLETPHPLEKHASEFYTPVMFSEFKNEWVAACFTCGVKILGVTTGDDIPIIDREKDKVYYVNFISDEMKVNCTCKKFERHGILCRHALYVLKEQGLDNVPEQYMLSRWSKLATCQPICSNVPHTLIEDCNSLDVRRHKIGTLWSEVFSCVTLAEQKTEYVDELLGILKDFKDKINAQTSTSECSSSSTPGDRLRKKNRELEMLLGTKIPKEVVVLPPIDQKQKGGKRMMSQKEKATKEQKKAARKCNACGELGFHDSRNCPGRV; encoded by the coding sequence ATGAGGAAGTCGACGCAACGAAACATAGATGGGATTGTCATGACTAAGTACTGTGTGTGCAGTAAAGCTGGAGAAAGTAAGCCTAGAGGGAAGGTAAAAAAGAGACAGAGAACTAGAATTTGTTGTAATGCAAAGATTTTTTTCCGaagaaatgaaaaaggacaatatGTGATCGTTGACTTTCATGAAGGACACACCCACCTCCTCTCAACACCAAACACCGTGGTGCATTTGACTGAGTCACGAGAATTAACCCTTATACATAAAACCATGATTGTTGATAATTCTAAGGTGAATAAAGGGCCTGTGCAAAGCTTTAGGATGTTCAAAGAGTACGTGAAAGGGTATCAAAATGTAGGGGCATCACTTGAGGACTTCAAAAATTTTTGGAGGGATGtgaaaaaatttattaaagggtATGACGCGCAAATGATGATTGAAAATTTCATGCACAAAAAAGCCATGTGTAGTTCATACTACTTTGATTTTGATGTTGACGATCGTGGTCGACTATCTAGGGTTTGTTGGTTTGACCCTATAGCTATAAAGAATTACAGTCTTTTTGGTGATATGACGTCTTTTGACACGACGTTTAATATGAACACGTATAAAATGATATTTGCCCCTTTCACGGGGGTTGATCATCACAAAAAATGCGTGTCATTTGGAGCAGGACTTATAAGGAAAGAGACTGATGAGGATTTCGTATGGTTGTTTCAGAATTTTCTAAGTGCAATGAGCAATAAGTATCCTGTCTGCATAATTACTGATCAAGATAGGGGCATAAGATCAGGGGTTAAAACAGTGTTCGGGGACAAAACTCAGcacagatattgcatgtggcatatcatgaaaaAGCTGCCAGACAAGATCGGAACTACGCTATATCGGGAAACTAACTTCATGAAAGAGTTGTGCTCCTGTGTTTGGGCAGAAGATATCGAACCGTCTGAGTTTGAGGAACGGTGGTGCTCAGTTATATCTTCATACGGGCTGACCGGCAATGAATGGTTAGATACCATGTTTGACAAAAGGGCTTATTGGATCCCAGCATatttcagggatttatttatgggTGGACTAATGAGAACCACGTCCAGGTCTGAGTCCGAGAATAGCTTTTTCGGAAATTTCATGAACCCACACTTAACTTTGGTTGAGTTTCTTATGAGGTATGAGAGTGCTATGGATGCTCAGCGATGGAAACAATCCAAATTAATAGCCGAGTCAAAAAACTCCTTCCCTGATCTAGAAACGCCTCACCCTTTGGAAAAACACGCATCTGAGTTCTACACCCCAGTGATGTTTTCTGAATTTAAAAACGAGTGGGTGGCTGCTTGTTTCACCTGTGGTGTTAAAATATTAGGGGTTACTACCGGTGATGACATCCCCATTATTGATCGTGAAAAAGACAAGGTTTACTATGTTAACTTTATATCTGACGAAATGAAAGTGAACTGCACCTGTAAAAAGTTCGAGAGACATGGAATTTTGTGCCGTCATGCGCTTTACGTGTTGAAAGAACAAGGCCTTGACAATGTTCCAGAACAGTATATGTTAAGTCGGTGGAGCAAATTGGCAACATGTCAGCCGATTTGTAGTAATGTGCCACATACTTTAATTGAAGATTGTAACTCATTAGATGTTAGACGGCACAAAATTGGTACCTTATGGTCCGAGGTGTTCTCGTGTGTAACGCTCGCTGAACAAAAAACTGAGTATGTTGACGAATTGCTGGGAATTTTGAAAGATTTTAAAGACAAGATAAATGCACAAACCAGTACGTCAGaatgtagtagtagtagtacccCGGGTGATAGGCTGAGAAAGAAGAATAGGGAACTTGAGATGCTCTTAGGAACAAAAATACCAAAGGAAGTGGTTGTCTTACCTCCTATTGATCAAAAACAAAAGGGCGGAAAAAGAATGATGTCCCAAAAGGAAAAGGCTACAAAAGAACAGAAGAAAGCGGCCAGGAAATGCAATGCTTGCGGAGAATTAGGATTCCATGATAGTCGGAATTGTCCTGGGAGAGTATGA